The proteins below are encoded in one region of Cololabis saira isolate AMF1-May2022 chromosome 13, fColSai1.1, whole genome shotgun sequence:
- the si:zfos-943e10.1 gene encoding GRAM domain-containing protein 2B isoform X8, producing MDQGSYPVDGSGGGLPAKVKKSRSSLSNGSIKKAETRKALSLDTAQLEIQQSHKTLTRQVSVRSQTFDVDPRGVEKTEGSGTQTSFTKHNKTFHKLFPNIPENEDLIHAYICAMQKEVPYHGRLYVTDTNVCFYSSVLLKDTKVVIPVSSIHLVKKQNTALLVPNALSIRTTEGDKHLFVSLRNRQSCYKLLCSLCPHMEDVSTNSSPLFSSGENSFDKNKVVQNSSLSSLDDSFDQLDGSETQSLQDQSVQGPNREAVPNGNNPTFRSLHMQESDSSSSEELSESGVSWVWNVTEKAKSLLVQREASTLNTLLFIYLILVVLLLLSSGYIGLRIVALEEQLTSLGALPEFSLQSITKEHNTQ from the exons ATGGATCAAGGAAG TTACCCAGTCGACGGCAGTGGTGGCGGTCTGCCAGCCAAAGTGAAGAAAAGCAGGAGCAGCCTGAGCAATGGTAGCATCAAGAAGGCGGAGACGAGGAAAGCTTTGAGTCTAGACACAGCCCAGCTTGAGATCCAGCAGTCGCACAAAACTCTGACCAGGCAAGTGTCTGTCAG GTCCCAGACTTTTGATGTGGACCCCAGAGGTGTTGAAAAGACGGAGGGCAGCGGCACACAAACT agtttCACAAAGCACAACAAGACATTCCACAAGTTATTTCCAAACATTCCTGAGAATGAAGATTTAATACATG CATATATCTGCGCCATGCAGAAGGAAGTGCCCTACCATGGTCGGCTCTACGTCACTGACACCAACGTCTGTTTCTATTCCTCAGTTCTGCTGAAGGACACGAAG GTAGTGATTCCAGTTTCATCCATTCACTTAGTGAAGAAGCAGAACACAGCTTTGCTTGTCCCTAATGCCTTGTCAATTCGTACCACAGAAGGAGACAAG CACCTCTTTGTGTCGCTGCGAAACAGACAATCATGTTACAAGCTTCTGTGCTCTCTCTGTCCTCACATGGAG GATGTCAGCACAAACAGCAgccctctcttctcctcagGCGAAAACAGCTTtgacaagaataaagttgtg CAGAACTCCAGCCTATCCAGTTTGGACGATAGCTTCGACCAGTTGGATGGCTCTGAAACTCAATCTTTACAAGACCAATCTGTGCAGGGACCCAACAGAG aaGCAGTGCCTAATGGAAATAATCCAACTTTCAGAAGCCTGCACATGCAAGAAAGTGATAGTTCATCCTCTGAAGAGCTCTCAGAGTCAG GTGTGTCCTGGGTCTGGAATGTGACTGAAAAGGCTAAATCTCTGCTGGTTCAGAGAGAAGCCAGCACCCTCAACACTCTCCTCTTCATTTACTTGATTCT ggttgtgctgctgctgctgtcttcGGGCTACATCGGTCTGCGTATCGTGGCACTGGAAGAACAGCTTACGTCCCTCGGTGCGCTGCCTGAGTTCAGCTTACAGA GTATCACAAAGGAACATAACACTCAATGA
- the si:zfos-943e10.1 gene encoding GRAM domain-containing protein 2B isoform X6 → MPTVSRYMSFRSSKRFKIGSYPVDGSGGGLPAKVKKSRSSLSNGSIKKAETRKALSLDTAQLEIQQSHKTLTRQVSVRSQTFDVDPRGVEKTEGSGTQTSFTKHNKTFHKLFPNIPENEDLIHAYICAMQKEVPYHGRLYVTDTNVCFYSSVLLKDTKVVIPVSSIHLVKKQNTALLVPNALSIRTTEGDKHLFVSLRNRQSCYKLLCSLCPHMEDVSTNSSPLFSSGENSFDKNKVVQNSSLSSLDDSFDQLDGSETQSLQDQSVQGPNREAVPNGNNPTFRSLHMQESDSSSSEELSESGVSWVWNVTEKAKSLLVQREASTLNTLLFIYLILVVLLLLSSGYIGLRIVALEEQLTSLGALPEFSLQSITKEHNTQ, encoded by the exons ATGCCTACAGTCAGTAGGTATATGAGTTTTCGTTCATCAAAGCGGTTTAAGATTGGCAG TTACCCAGTCGACGGCAGTGGTGGCGGTCTGCCAGCCAAAGTGAAGAAAAGCAGGAGCAGCCTGAGCAATGGTAGCATCAAGAAGGCGGAGACGAGGAAAGCTTTGAGTCTAGACACAGCCCAGCTTGAGATCCAGCAGTCGCACAAAACTCTGACCAGGCAAGTGTCTGTCAG GTCCCAGACTTTTGATGTGGACCCCAGAGGTGTTGAAAAGACGGAGGGCAGCGGCACACAAACT agtttCACAAAGCACAACAAGACATTCCACAAGTTATTTCCAAACATTCCTGAGAATGAAGATTTAATACATG CATATATCTGCGCCATGCAGAAGGAAGTGCCCTACCATGGTCGGCTCTACGTCACTGACACCAACGTCTGTTTCTATTCCTCAGTTCTGCTGAAGGACACGAAG GTAGTGATTCCAGTTTCATCCATTCACTTAGTGAAGAAGCAGAACACAGCTTTGCTTGTCCCTAATGCCTTGTCAATTCGTACCACAGAAGGAGACAAG CACCTCTTTGTGTCGCTGCGAAACAGACAATCATGTTACAAGCTTCTGTGCTCTCTCTGTCCTCACATGGAG GATGTCAGCACAAACAGCAgccctctcttctcctcagGCGAAAACAGCTTtgacaagaataaagttgtg CAGAACTCCAGCCTATCCAGTTTGGACGATAGCTTCGACCAGTTGGATGGCTCTGAAACTCAATCTTTACAAGACCAATCTGTGCAGGGACCCAACAGAG aaGCAGTGCCTAATGGAAATAATCCAACTTTCAGAAGCCTGCACATGCAAGAAAGTGATAGTTCATCCTCTGAAGAGCTCTCAGAGTCAG GTGTGTCCTGGGTCTGGAATGTGACTGAAAAGGCTAAATCTCTGCTGGTTCAGAGAGAAGCCAGCACCCTCAACACTCTCCTCTTCATTTACTTGATTCT ggttgtgctgctgctgctgtcttcGGGCTACATCGGTCTGCGTATCGTGGCACTGGAAGAACAGCTTACGTCCCTCGGTGCGCTGCCTGAGTTCAGCTTACAGA GTATCACAAAGGAACATAACACTCAATGA
- the si:zfos-943e10.1 gene encoding GRAM domain-containing protein 2B isoform X5 — protein sequence MPTVSRYMSFRSSKRFKIGSSYPVDGSGGGLPAKVKKSRSSLSNGSIKKAETRKALSLDTAQLEIQQSHKTLTRQVSVRSQTFDVDPRGVEKTEGSGTQTSFTKHNKTFHKLFPNIPENEDLIHAYICAMQKEVPYHGRLYVTDTNVCFYSSVLLKDTKVVIPVSSIHLVKKQNTALLVPNALSIRTTEGDKHLFVSLRNRQSCYKLLCSLCPHMEDVSTNSSPLFSSGENSFDKNKVVQNSSLSSLDDSFDQLDGSETQSLQDQSVQGPNREAVPNGNNPTFRSLHMQESDSSSSEELSESGVSWVWNVTEKAKSLLVQREASTLNTLLFIYLILVVLLLLSSGYIGLRIVALEEQLTSLGALPEFSLQSITKEHNTQ from the exons ATGCCTACAGTCAGTAGGTATATGAGTTTTCGTTCATCAAAGCGGTTTAAGATTGGCAG CAGTTACCCAGTCGACGGCAGTGGTGGCGGTCTGCCAGCCAAAGTGAAGAAAAGCAGGAGCAGCCTGAGCAATGGTAGCATCAAGAAGGCGGAGACGAGGAAAGCTTTGAGTCTAGACACAGCCCAGCTTGAGATCCAGCAGTCGCACAAAACTCTGACCAGGCAAGTGTCTGTCAG GTCCCAGACTTTTGATGTGGACCCCAGAGGTGTTGAAAAGACGGAGGGCAGCGGCACACAAACT agtttCACAAAGCACAACAAGACATTCCACAAGTTATTTCCAAACATTCCTGAGAATGAAGATTTAATACATG CATATATCTGCGCCATGCAGAAGGAAGTGCCCTACCATGGTCGGCTCTACGTCACTGACACCAACGTCTGTTTCTATTCCTCAGTTCTGCTGAAGGACACGAAG GTAGTGATTCCAGTTTCATCCATTCACTTAGTGAAGAAGCAGAACACAGCTTTGCTTGTCCCTAATGCCTTGTCAATTCGTACCACAGAAGGAGACAAG CACCTCTTTGTGTCGCTGCGAAACAGACAATCATGTTACAAGCTTCTGTGCTCTCTCTGTCCTCACATGGAG GATGTCAGCACAAACAGCAgccctctcttctcctcagGCGAAAACAGCTTtgacaagaataaagttgtg CAGAACTCCAGCCTATCCAGTTTGGACGATAGCTTCGACCAGTTGGATGGCTCTGAAACTCAATCTTTACAAGACCAATCTGTGCAGGGACCCAACAGAG aaGCAGTGCCTAATGGAAATAATCCAACTTTCAGAAGCCTGCACATGCAAGAAAGTGATAGTTCATCCTCTGAAGAGCTCTCAGAGTCAG GTGTGTCCTGGGTCTGGAATGTGACTGAAAAGGCTAAATCTCTGCTGGTTCAGAGAGAAGCCAGCACCCTCAACACTCTCCTCTTCATTTACTTGATTCT ggttgtgctgctgctgctgtcttcGGGCTACATCGGTCTGCGTATCGTGGCACTGGAAGAACAGCTTACGTCCCTCGGTGCGCTGCCTGAGTTCAGCTTACAGA GTATCACAAAGGAACATAACACTCAATGA
- the si:zfos-943e10.1 gene encoding GRAM domain-containing protein 2B isoform X3, whose translation MLENKRERLKTFLRKIDEKAIVRIKHFMKESYPVDGSGGGLPAKVKKSRSSLSNGSIKKAETRKALSLDTAQLEIQQSHKTLTRQVSVRSQTFDVDPRGVEKTEGSGTQTSFTKHNKTFHKLFPNIPENEDLIHAYICAMQKEVPYHGRLYVTDTNVCFYSSVLLKDTKVVIPVSSIHLVKKQNTALLVPNALSIRTTEGDKHLFVSLRNRQSCYKLLCSLCPHMEDVSTNSSPLFSSGENSFDKNKVVQNSSLSSLDDSFDQLDGSETQSLQDQSVQGPNREAVPNGNNPTFRSLHMQESDSSSSEELSESGVSWVWNVTEKAKSLLVQREASTLNTLLFIYLILVVLLLLSSGYIGLRIVALEEQLTSLGALPEFSLQSITKEHNTQ comes from the exons TTACCCAGTCGACGGCAGTGGTGGCGGTCTGCCAGCCAAAGTGAAGAAAAGCAGGAGCAGCCTGAGCAATGGTAGCATCAAGAAGGCGGAGACGAGGAAAGCTTTGAGTCTAGACACAGCCCAGCTTGAGATCCAGCAGTCGCACAAAACTCTGACCAGGCAAGTGTCTGTCAG GTCCCAGACTTTTGATGTGGACCCCAGAGGTGTTGAAAAGACGGAGGGCAGCGGCACACAAACT agtttCACAAAGCACAACAAGACATTCCACAAGTTATTTCCAAACATTCCTGAGAATGAAGATTTAATACATG CATATATCTGCGCCATGCAGAAGGAAGTGCCCTACCATGGTCGGCTCTACGTCACTGACACCAACGTCTGTTTCTATTCCTCAGTTCTGCTGAAGGACACGAAG GTAGTGATTCCAGTTTCATCCATTCACTTAGTGAAGAAGCAGAACACAGCTTTGCTTGTCCCTAATGCCTTGTCAATTCGTACCACAGAAGGAGACAAG CACCTCTTTGTGTCGCTGCGAAACAGACAATCATGTTACAAGCTTCTGTGCTCTCTCTGTCCTCACATGGAG GATGTCAGCACAAACAGCAgccctctcttctcctcagGCGAAAACAGCTTtgacaagaataaagttgtg CAGAACTCCAGCCTATCCAGTTTGGACGATAGCTTCGACCAGTTGGATGGCTCTGAAACTCAATCTTTACAAGACCAATCTGTGCAGGGACCCAACAGAG aaGCAGTGCCTAATGGAAATAATCCAACTTTCAGAAGCCTGCACATGCAAGAAAGTGATAGTTCATCCTCTGAAGAGCTCTCAGAGTCAG GTGTGTCCTGGGTCTGGAATGTGACTGAAAAGGCTAAATCTCTGCTGGTTCAGAGAGAAGCCAGCACCCTCAACACTCTCCTCTTCATTTACTTGATTCT ggttgtgctgctgctgctgtcttcGGGCTACATCGGTCTGCGTATCGTGGCACTGGAAGAACAGCTTACGTCCCTCGGTGCGCTGCCTGAGTTCAGCTTACAGA GTATCACAAAGGAACATAACACTCAATGA
- the si:zfos-943e10.1 gene encoding GRAM domain-containing protein 2B isoform X1, producing the protein MLENKRERLKTFLRKIDEKAIVRIKHFMKESSYPVDGSGGGLPAKVKKSRSSLSNGSIKKAETRKALSLDTAQLEIQQSHKTLTRQVSVRSQTFDVDPRGVEKTEGSGTQTSFTKHNKTFHKLFPNIPENEDLIHAYICAMQKEVPYHGRLYVTDTNVCFYSSVLLKDTKVVIPVSSIHLVKKQNTALLVPNALSIRTTEGDKHLFVSLRNRQSCYKLLCSLCPHMEDVSTNSSPLFSSGENSFDKNKVVQNSSLSSLDDSFDQLDGSETQSLQDQSVQGPNREAVPNGNNPTFRSLHMQESDSSSSEELSESGVSWVWNVTEKAKSLLVQREASTLNTLLFIYLILVVLLLLSSGYIGLRIVALEEQLTSLGALPEFSLQSITKEHNTQ; encoded by the exons CAGTTACCCAGTCGACGGCAGTGGTGGCGGTCTGCCAGCCAAAGTGAAGAAAAGCAGGAGCAGCCTGAGCAATGGTAGCATCAAGAAGGCGGAGACGAGGAAAGCTTTGAGTCTAGACACAGCCCAGCTTGAGATCCAGCAGTCGCACAAAACTCTGACCAGGCAAGTGTCTGTCAG GTCCCAGACTTTTGATGTGGACCCCAGAGGTGTTGAAAAGACGGAGGGCAGCGGCACACAAACT agtttCACAAAGCACAACAAGACATTCCACAAGTTATTTCCAAACATTCCTGAGAATGAAGATTTAATACATG CATATATCTGCGCCATGCAGAAGGAAGTGCCCTACCATGGTCGGCTCTACGTCACTGACACCAACGTCTGTTTCTATTCCTCAGTTCTGCTGAAGGACACGAAG GTAGTGATTCCAGTTTCATCCATTCACTTAGTGAAGAAGCAGAACACAGCTTTGCTTGTCCCTAATGCCTTGTCAATTCGTACCACAGAAGGAGACAAG CACCTCTTTGTGTCGCTGCGAAACAGACAATCATGTTACAAGCTTCTGTGCTCTCTCTGTCCTCACATGGAG GATGTCAGCACAAACAGCAgccctctcttctcctcagGCGAAAACAGCTTtgacaagaataaagttgtg CAGAACTCCAGCCTATCCAGTTTGGACGATAGCTTCGACCAGTTGGATGGCTCTGAAACTCAATCTTTACAAGACCAATCTGTGCAGGGACCCAACAGAG aaGCAGTGCCTAATGGAAATAATCCAACTTTCAGAAGCCTGCACATGCAAGAAAGTGATAGTTCATCCTCTGAAGAGCTCTCAGAGTCAG GTGTGTCCTGGGTCTGGAATGTGACTGAAAAGGCTAAATCTCTGCTGGTTCAGAGAGAAGCCAGCACCCTCAACACTCTCCTCTTCATTTACTTGATTCT ggttgtgctgctgctgctgtcttcGGGCTACATCGGTCTGCGTATCGTGGCACTGGAAGAACAGCTTACGTCCCTCGGTGCGCTGCCTGAGTTCAGCTTACAGA GTATCACAAAGGAACATAACACTCAATGA
- the si:zfos-943e10.1 gene encoding GRAM domain-containing protein 2B isoform X4 — MLENKRERLKTFLRKIDEKAIVRIKHFMKESSYPVDGSGGGLPAKVKKSRSSLSNGSIKKAETRKALSLDTAQLEIQQSHKTLTRSQTFDVDPRGVEKTEGSGTQTSFTKHNKTFHKLFPNIPENEDLIHAYICAMQKEVPYHGRLYVTDTNVCFYSSVLLKDTKVVIPVSSIHLVKKQNTALLVPNALSIRTTEGDKHLFVSLRNRQSCYKLLCSLCPHMEDVSTNSSPLFSSGENSFDKNKVVQNSSLSSLDDSFDQLDGSETQSLQDQSVQGPNREAVPNGNNPTFRSLHMQESDSSSSEELSESGVSWVWNVTEKAKSLLVQREASTLNTLLFIYLILVVLLLLSSGYIGLRIVALEEQLTSLGALPEFSLQSITKEHNTQ; from the exons CAGTTACCCAGTCGACGGCAGTGGTGGCGGTCTGCCAGCCAAAGTGAAGAAAAGCAGGAGCAGCCTGAGCAATGGTAGCATCAAGAAGGCGGAGACGAGGAAAGCTTTGAGTCTAGACACAGCCCAGCTTGAGATCCAGCAGTCGCACAAAACTCTGACCAG GTCCCAGACTTTTGATGTGGACCCCAGAGGTGTTGAAAAGACGGAGGGCAGCGGCACACAAACT agtttCACAAAGCACAACAAGACATTCCACAAGTTATTTCCAAACATTCCTGAGAATGAAGATTTAATACATG CATATATCTGCGCCATGCAGAAGGAAGTGCCCTACCATGGTCGGCTCTACGTCACTGACACCAACGTCTGTTTCTATTCCTCAGTTCTGCTGAAGGACACGAAG GTAGTGATTCCAGTTTCATCCATTCACTTAGTGAAGAAGCAGAACACAGCTTTGCTTGTCCCTAATGCCTTGTCAATTCGTACCACAGAAGGAGACAAG CACCTCTTTGTGTCGCTGCGAAACAGACAATCATGTTACAAGCTTCTGTGCTCTCTCTGTCCTCACATGGAG GATGTCAGCACAAACAGCAgccctctcttctcctcagGCGAAAACAGCTTtgacaagaataaagttgtg CAGAACTCCAGCCTATCCAGTTTGGACGATAGCTTCGACCAGTTGGATGGCTCTGAAACTCAATCTTTACAAGACCAATCTGTGCAGGGACCCAACAGAG aaGCAGTGCCTAATGGAAATAATCCAACTTTCAGAAGCCTGCACATGCAAGAAAGTGATAGTTCATCCTCTGAAGAGCTCTCAGAGTCAG GTGTGTCCTGGGTCTGGAATGTGACTGAAAAGGCTAAATCTCTGCTGGTTCAGAGAGAAGCCAGCACCCTCAACACTCTCCTCTTCATTTACTTGATTCT ggttgtgctgctgctgctgtcttcGGGCTACATCGGTCTGCGTATCGTGGCACTGGAAGAACAGCTTACGTCCCTCGGTGCGCTGCCTGAGTTCAGCTTACAGA GTATCACAAAGGAACATAACACTCAATGA
- the si:zfos-943e10.1 gene encoding GRAM domain-containing protein 2B isoform X2 has translation MLENKRERLKTFLRKIDEKAIVRIKHFMKESSYPVDGSGGGLPAKVKKSRSSLSNGSIKKAETRKALSLDTAQLEIQQSHKTLTRQVSVRSQTFDVDPRGVEKTEGSGTQTSFTKHNKTFHKLFPNIPENEDLIHAYICAMQKEVPYHGRLYVTDTNVCFYSSVLLKDTKVVIPVSSIHLVKKQNTALLVPNALSIRTTEGDKHLFVSLRNRQSCYKLLCSLCPHMEDVSTNSSPLFSSGENSFDKNKVVNSSLSSLDDSFDQLDGSETQSLQDQSVQGPNREAVPNGNNPTFRSLHMQESDSSSSEELSESGVSWVWNVTEKAKSLLVQREASTLNTLLFIYLILVVLLLLSSGYIGLRIVALEEQLTSLGALPEFSLQSITKEHNTQ, from the exons CAGTTACCCAGTCGACGGCAGTGGTGGCGGTCTGCCAGCCAAAGTGAAGAAAAGCAGGAGCAGCCTGAGCAATGGTAGCATCAAGAAGGCGGAGACGAGGAAAGCTTTGAGTCTAGACACAGCCCAGCTTGAGATCCAGCAGTCGCACAAAACTCTGACCAGGCAAGTGTCTGTCAG GTCCCAGACTTTTGATGTGGACCCCAGAGGTGTTGAAAAGACGGAGGGCAGCGGCACACAAACT agtttCACAAAGCACAACAAGACATTCCACAAGTTATTTCCAAACATTCCTGAGAATGAAGATTTAATACATG CATATATCTGCGCCATGCAGAAGGAAGTGCCCTACCATGGTCGGCTCTACGTCACTGACACCAACGTCTGTTTCTATTCCTCAGTTCTGCTGAAGGACACGAAG GTAGTGATTCCAGTTTCATCCATTCACTTAGTGAAGAAGCAGAACACAGCTTTGCTTGTCCCTAATGCCTTGTCAATTCGTACCACAGAAGGAGACAAG CACCTCTTTGTGTCGCTGCGAAACAGACAATCATGTTACAAGCTTCTGTGCTCTCTCTGTCCTCACATGGAG GATGTCAGCACAAACAGCAgccctctcttctcctcagGCGAAAACAGCTTtgacaagaataaagttgtg AACTCCAGCCTATCCAGTTTGGACGATAGCTTCGACCAGTTGGATGGCTCTGAAACTCAATCTTTACAAGACCAATCTGTGCAGGGACCCAACAGAG aaGCAGTGCCTAATGGAAATAATCCAACTTTCAGAAGCCTGCACATGCAAGAAAGTGATAGTTCATCCTCTGAAGAGCTCTCAGAGTCAG GTGTGTCCTGGGTCTGGAATGTGACTGAAAAGGCTAAATCTCTGCTGGTTCAGAGAGAAGCCAGCACCCTCAACACTCTCCTCTTCATTTACTTGATTCT ggttgtgctgctgctgctgtcttcGGGCTACATCGGTCTGCGTATCGTGGCACTGGAAGAACAGCTTACGTCCCTCGGTGCGCTGCCTGAGTTCAGCTTACAGA GTATCACAAAGGAACATAACACTCAATGA
- the si:zfos-943e10.1 gene encoding GRAM domain-containing protein 2B isoform X7 — MDQGSSYPVDGSGGGLPAKVKKSRSSLSNGSIKKAETRKALSLDTAQLEIQQSHKTLTRQVSVRSQTFDVDPRGVEKTEGSGTQTSFTKHNKTFHKLFPNIPENEDLIHAYICAMQKEVPYHGRLYVTDTNVCFYSSVLLKDTKVVIPVSSIHLVKKQNTALLVPNALSIRTTEGDKHLFVSLRNRQSCYKLLCSLCPHMEDVSTNSSPLFSSGENSFDKNKVVQNSSLSSLDDSFDQLDGSETQSLQDQSVQGPNREAVPNGNNPTFRSLHMQESDSSSSEELSESGVSWVWNVTEKAKSLLVQREASTLNTLLFIYLILVVLLLLSSGYIGLRIVALEEQLTSLGALPEFSLQSITKEHNTQ, encoded by the exons ATGGATCAAGGAAG CAGTTACCCAGTCGACGGCAGTGGTGGCGGTCTGCCAGCCAAAGTGAAGAAAAGCAGGAGCAGCCTGAGCAATGGTAGCATCAAGAAGGCGGAGACGAGGAAAGCTTTGAGTCTAGACACAGCCCAGCTTGAGATCCAGCAGTCGCACAAAACTCTGACCAGGCAAGTGTCTGTCAG GTCCCAGACTTTTGATGTGGACCCCAGAGGTGTTGAAAAGACGGAGGGCAGCGGCACACAAACT agtttCACAAAGCACAACAAGACATTCCACAAGTTATTTCCAAACATTCCTGAGAATGAAGATTTAATACATG CATATATCTGCGCCATGCAGAAGGAAGTGCCCTACCATGGTCGGCTCTACGTCACTGACACCAACGTCTGTTTCTATTCCTCAGTTCTGCTGAAGGACACGAAG GTAGTGATTCCAGTTTCATCCATTCACTTAGTGAAGAAGCAGAACACAGCTTTGCTTGTCCCTAATGCCTTGTCAATTCGTACCACAGAAGGAGACAAG CACCTCTTTGTGTCGCTGCGAAACAGACAATCATGTTACAAGCTTCTGTGCTCTCTCTGTCCTCACATGGAG GATGTCAGCACAAACAGCAgccctctcttctcctcagGCGAAAACAGCTTtgacaagaataaagttgtg CAGAACTCCAGCCTATCCAGTTTGGACGATAGCTTCGACCAGTTGGATGGCTCTGAAACTCAATCTTTACAAGACCAATCTGTGCAGGGACCCAACAGAG aaGCAGTGCCTAATGGAAATAATCCAACTTTCAGAAGCCTGCACATGCAAGAAAGTGATAGTTCATCCTCTGAAGAGCTCTCAGAGTCAG GTGTGTCCTGGGTCTGGAATGTGACTGAAAAGGCTAAATCTCTGCTGGTTCAGAGAGAAGCCAGCACCCTCAACACTCTCCTCTTCATTTACTTGATTCT ggttgtgctgctgctgctgtcttcGGGCTACATCGGTCTGCGTATCGTGGCACTGGAAGAACAGCTTACGTCCCTCGGTGCGCTGCCTGAGTTCAGCTTACAGA GTATCACAAAGGAACATAACACTCAATGA